One Fimbriimonadia bacterium genomic window, CACCCCGCGTTGGCATACCACGGTCCCAGCACCAGGAACCCGAGCACGAAGAAGAGAGCCGGCGCGACCCCCCACATCACGATGATGCCTGCGGCACGCGCTCCCCGCTTCGGTCTCTTTCGGTCTCGTTTGTCCACGTTCTTACTGTACGTTCGGCAGCGACAGAATGTCAACATCCTGGGCGACGGCCCCGACGGCTATAATCCAGCCGAAGTGGACAGGCGCATCACAGTGTTCCTAGCCGAAGACAATCTCATGTTCTCGGCGCGTTTACGATCGGTGCTCGAGGCGGCAGGATTCGCAGTGGAGGTTTCGGACGGCGGCCTGCCGGACTCGGTTTGCTGTGACGTGATGGTGCTGAGCCTCGGCTGCCACTCGTTCGACGCACAAGTGGCAGCCGACAAAGCGCGGGAGGCGGGTGCCAAGCTGATCGGCCATGCAGGAGGGCGCGAGACCGAGATGATTGCCCTCGGCAAGCGCATCGGTTGCGACCGCATCCTCTCCAACTCACAAGCCATGACGGACATCGTCAGTGCGGTGAAGGACTTATGCGGGAGCTGAGAGTACAAACGGGCTCGGCGGAAGACACGATGCGGCTAGGTGCGGCGCTTGCGAACTGTCTCGAGGCAGGTGATGTGGTGCTCCTCGAGGGTCCTCTGGGCTGTGGCAAGACGACGTTCGTACGCGGCCTCGCCAGAGCGCTCGGAGTGGAAGGGCCGATTCGCAGCCCATCGTTCAACCTCGTCCACGAATACCGCACGTTGCCCCCTTTGGCCCATGCGGACCTGTATCGGCTCACGAATCTCGAGGAGGTGAAGTCGCTCGGCCTGGACGACCTGCTCGTCCGACATGCACTCGTGCTGGAGTGGCCGGACAGGGCCCCCGAGGCGTTCCCGGACGATGCGTTGTGGGTGAGATTCTCGTTCGTGGGGGAGGTGGAGCGTGACATCGTGCTGTGCGCACGTGGACCTCGCTCGGAGGAATTGCTGTTAGCCGTGGAGGAGCTCCTTGCGTCTGGTCGCTTTTGAAGCCAACGGGCCGCGGTGCAGCGTCGCGCTGGCCGACGAGAACGGGCCTTTCATGGACTGGTCGGGTGAGCTAGGGAACGCGGTGGCCGGCCCGATGCTCACCGCGCTGCAATCGCTTCTCGGTACGTGCAACTGGAGTCTGTCCAGCGTTGATGTGTTCGCCGCATGCGTGGGCCCTGGCTCGTTCACGGGTGTGAAGATCGCGGTGACCCTAGCGAAAACTCTTGCTCACAGCCAAGGGGTGCCCACGGTCGGTGTGGGATCGCTGGATGCGATGTCTGCAGATGTCCGGGCCGCAGACGTGTTGGCCTGCCTCTTACCAGCCAAGGCGGGACACCTGTATCTTGGAATGTATCGGCAAGGGAAGAGGGAGGGCGACCTGCGGATGCTCTCGTACGAAGAGGCTGTGGATGCGCTCGCCGAAGCAGCCCAGAACCCTCCCGTGTTCGTTGCGTCGCCAACGGAGTGGGACCATCTGCCGCCCGGGTGCGAGCAGGTCGGGTTCAGCTATCCGTCATCGGTGTCGGTTGCACGAGTTGCGGTACCCCGCGCGCTCCGAGGCGAGGTGATCCTTGCGCAGGCCCTGGTTCCCGACTATGTCGCCTCCTACTCGATCACGAAGCCCAAGAAGCCGTTCGCCGGGCGCTAGCGCCGTCGCTCAGAATGCCATGCCTTCGTAGTCGCGGAGCAGACCGATTACCTTCCCGATCACCCGCGCATCCTCTTGCTGGATGGGGATCCGCTCATAGGCCGGGTTCGCTGGCTCCAGCCACACCGAGTTGCGGTCGAAGTGCAGCCGCTTCACGGTGGCCTCGTCGCCCAGCAGCACGGCAACCAGGTCGCCGTTGTTGGCGGACTGCTGCGGCTTGATCACCACCAGGTCGCGAGGCAGAATCCCCGCGCCGGTCATGCTATCGCCTTTGACCCGAAGAAGAAACGCATCCCGCACGTTGCGCACCATTTGGCTGGGCACGGGGATACGATCCTCGACATTTTCTGAGGCGTAGATCGGTGAACCCGCAGCAATCGTGCCAATGAGCGGGAGAAGAACCACCTGCTGCTCCGGTTGGTACTCGGGATGCACGATGCGAATGCTTCTCGGGGTGTTGCCTCGCTCAATGTATCCCTTGCGCTGAAGGGCGTCGAGGTGCACCGTCACGCCTCGGAGGCTGCCGATGTTGGATGCCTTGCCGATTTCCCGAATCGAGGGGGGATATCCGTTCTTTTGCTGGTAGTCCACCAGCCACTGAAGGATCGATTCCTGTTTGGAGGTTAGTCCGCGCGTCACGTGTAAACCCCTTTCCGTCTCGATAGTGTATACGGATGTCGAGTGGTTTGTCAAGTGCCGCCTCATCCCCTTTCCTCAGCCAGCACCTACGGGCCCGTGCTACAATGAGCGGCTCTCGAACGATAACTATAAGAGAGATCCGGAATCTAGGAGTCGCAGGCGGGATGATATCGGTAACGGGGCTTCGAAACTTCCTCGGAAAACAGATGGGCTGGATCATGGTTGGCCTGTCTGTCGTCATGTTGGCATCTATGGGCCTCTACTTTGGCAGGGGCGGCGGATTCGGCGGTCGGCCGAGTGAGGAGTATGTCTTCGCCGTAATCGAGGGGCGGAAGGTAAGCGGCGAGGAGTTCTCCCGCAGGCTGAAGAGCGCTCTCGACCAAGCTCAGCAGCAGGCGGGGCGCCTTACCCCGGAGGCAGCATTCGGAGCCTATCGCCAGGTCGTCTCCGCGCTGGTCATGGAGAACGCGATGCTTGCCGACGCGGGCAGGCAAGGCATCCATGTGGATGAGAAGTCGGTGTACAAGCTCTTCGAGGACAATGCCAAAGAGCAGTTGGTCCAGATGCGAAAGCAGTTCGTGGAGCAGAAGAAGCTCAAAGAAGGCGCCTCGGAGAAGGAACTGCTCGAGGTGTATCGCAAGGAGAGCGGACGCAAGTGGGAGACGGTGCTTAAGGAGGAGCGCGCCCGCATTGACGAGCTACTGAGGAGTGAGGATGGGCGTCAGAGCCTCTTTGCCTCGGCAGCGGTTCAGGAACTCCAGAAGCGCATAATGGACTCCGTCAAGGTAGACGAGGCGACGTACAAGAAGGGTCGCGAGCAGGTCGGCCTACGCCGCATTCTCGTCAAGGCCGTAAAGAACGTTGACCCCAAGAAGCGGATTGAGGAGGCCCAGGCCAAGCTGAAGGCGGGTGCAGACTTCGACAAGCTCGTGGAGGAATACAGCGACGAGGAGCCGACCGGTCTCCCGGGCCAACAGCTCAAGAAGGGGGAAACCGCTCCGCTCGACCGGACCACGCTGGCCCGACTACCTGTTCTGAAATCGCTCGCGGACAAGGACGTGGGATACGTCTCCAGCATCATCAAGTTGGGCGAGGACTACGCCATATACAAGGTCACGTCTGTAACGCCGAAGCTGCCGGACGACTTCGATAAGAGGAAAGCTTTCTATCTCGACCAGTTCCGAGAAGAACGCCGGCGCGAGAAAGTCCAGGAATGGCAGCGCAGCATCGTCCTGAATGCTAAAGTCGAGTTCAAAGAACCGACGTGGCAGTTGCTGTACAGGCTCGTACAATACGACTGGAAGGCCAGCTTCGCCGCTACTCCGCCTAGCCCCAAGGAGCGCAACGCCCAATACATCGCATTCGTGGACGAAGCTACCGAGATGCTGAAAGCCAAGAAGGGCGTTCCGGAACCGGCTATGCTGATGAGAATGGTCCTTGCTCAGCAGCTCGTTGCCAGCCCGGACCTCACCGACCTGAAGGAGAAGGAGCGGATGCAGGCGGTGTACCGCGAGGCCCTCACGGCGGCTCTCCGCCAGTACGAGGACGCCAACGCTCGCGAGATGCTCGTCCAGGAGTACCTGAAGGACAAGAACTACAAAGCGGCTGTGGGTCAGCTCATGGCGATGGCTAAGTTCGCGTGGAACCCGAACAGCCCGGAGGACCAGCAGGTTCACTGGCGGGTGCAGTCGCACATCTCCACCATCAAGGCCGCGGGGTACAAGTCCGAAGAGCTGACCAAGCTGGAGGAGACGACCAAGAAGTTCGCCGAACGGGCGCGCGAAGCGAGGCTGCGGCAGATGCAGCGTGAGGAAGAAGATCGCAAGCGTGCGGAGGAGCAGCGGAAGCGCGCCGAAGAGCGCCGTACCGCTGAAGCTGCGAAGAAGAACGAAGGCGATGGGTCCACAGGGAAGAAACCGGGAGGCACGACTCCGGCTCCTGTGAAGCCCGAGGGGCGCTGAGCGATCTGCAGGGGTCGCCCCTTAGAGCGGCGCGATTCTGACGCGGTAATGCTTCCACTTCGCCTCGACGTAGCGATAGCGGATCTGCTCGTTCTGCCGTTCGCTCCAGCAGATGGCGACCTCGCGCAGATTGCCGAGGTGGGGCAACAGCTTGGTCGAGTTCTCGCTAGGCTCGGCGGCGTGTCCGAGCACCAAGCAGGGCTGCAAAGCCGAGGAAGACCCCGGCAATGGCGTGAGGCTCAGGAACCGGTCGGGTCAGGAAGAACTTCGAAGAGGCGGCCAGGTAGCCGTCCTCCCGACCACTGCCAGCCTTGGCCCAAGCCATGCCCTCCAAGATGAAGCCCTTTCCGTCGCGCAGCTCGTAGACACGATCGCCGTTCTTTGCCTTGATCGTGGTGCTCACGCGCAGAAGACGGATCTCCAAGTCATAGTCGGCGAGCGCGGGTTCCATCCACGCAAGTACGACACCGTCTATGAAAATGGGCGTCTCGTCCGGATCGTCCCCGTAGACTCGCAGCAGCCTGTCACCGATGTCCCCGAGGATCGCGTTGCCGTTCCAGTCCACCTCGTACAGGAGGAGGCCGAGCGGAAGCGGCATCAGCATGGAGAAGTGTGCCCCCCCAGGGGTGTCGTACGCAGTCACGCCGGTCGTGACTTGCCCGCTCGCGAAGTCAATGAAACTTCCGGAAAGCTCGATCTGACCGTTCATGTCGGTTTCGAGGACCCAGTCGCTGCCGGCATACGTGTTGGCGAACGCAGGCAGCCCGAGGGCAAGCACGGCTAAGGTGAGTCCTGTGGTAAGTGCAGTGATTCGCACGATGTGCTCTCCCCTTTTCGTGACTACCCAGGGATGGTGCGAATCGTATCAGCGAAGCTAAGTATTGTTGCCGGAATATATATCGGAGCAAAGCACGCAATGATATCCGGTATCCTATTGCCGAGGTTATTGTAACCTCGACTATGGAGAAACGCAAGTCAGTAAGCGGAAAACCAGTAATAATGCAGAAACTGCGGTTTCAGAGAGTAGTCTCATTGTGGCGGCCGACAGTCCACGGCCCCATTCGGGGCCAGCGGCTAGGAACTGACAAGGCAGAAATCGGAGAGACGACCCCGACGGGCGCCGGGGCCGTCTCGGGTGTAGGCAGGCACTTTATGGTAGTGCACCTATAGATACAAGCAGCCCTTCTTCAGAGTTCCCAGAAGTTGCGGCTTTTGGTGCGATTAGGACGACGGACCTCAGCGTCTTGCCTCGAGCGAAAGCGGATACGATGGCCATGCCGGCCTTGTTGGCGCGGAAGGTTCCGAACTGGTCAATCCAACCCGCGCCGGGAGTGCAGCCCCAGACAACCTCGGAATGAGGCACTGCCTCGCCTGTGGCCTGGTTCTTCACTTGCCAAGAAAGCGTCTGGCCGACTACTGCTTTGGCCACCTTGGGCTCCATACTCAGCGCCAAAGGGCTTGCTGTCGGCTCGGGAGCCAGGACCACAATCGCGTTAGCCGTAGGTCGTTCGGCTCCATCCGAGGGTGCACTCACTGTGAGCCCCCGCACCATCATTTGGGTGGAGCCACCGCCATCGAGATTGAGCGCGTTGTGGGCGCCGAGTGACAACATTAGGTCGGCTAGCTCGTCCAGCGTCATCCCGGAGTTCGTTGCCGATCGTCCTTCCACCACGACGAGCAGCAGGTCTCCGCCCGCAGTGTGTCCGATTGCGGTTCGAGGATGGCGCGCGGTGGCGTGCGTGGAAGCAAACCCCTGCGCCTGCCAATCAACGAACTTGGTGCCGTTGCGCACCAACCACGGTCCACCGCCAATCGCGAACTGAGCCTCCCGCCAGTTCGCGCCGTCCACGGTCTCAATCCTGAACTTCCATATGCCTCCCGAGGCGATGTCGGTGAGCAAAGTCTCTCCGCGATTATCCTTCACGAAGAGCACTGCGCCATCGGGCGGGATTGTCGCCTCCGTCACGTTGCGCTTTACCTCGACATACACAGCGTCGGAAGGGGTCGCCTCATCGAACGGTTGGCTCAGCGCGCGGAAGATGACTGCGACACCGGGCCTTGTGCACTTGGCGCGATCGCCGCCGGATGGCAGCCAGAGGACGTTCTCGCCGGGCCCGCAATCGCGATTGACGCCCGATATGGTCACCTTCGTGCCTGTGGGGCCGACGGCCTCTCCCCCGAAGGTCGGGTTGCCCACGAGCCATGCACCGTCACGGGTCCATCCGATGGCTCCTCGGTTCCGTGCGGCTTCACTGACGAGGTCGCCGTTCAGGATGCACAATCCCAGAGGGTCGCCTGTGAATGGAAAGTAATCCCCGTTGACGGCTGCAACGGCACGGTAGCGGGCAGAGATGCGACTGAGTGTCTCGCGTCCATCAGCCACACTGCCGGTCGTGATCCCCTCTCCCGCCAGCGCAACGCGCGCCGAGACTCCGTCCTTGCCTATGCCCGCCCGTACCGTGTGGATCACCATCGGCGGCGAGGTGCGGATCTCTTGCGTGTAGACCACACCAGGCGCTACGGTCTTGGCGATGCTCTGGGCAAGCAGCAGTGATAGCGGGACGACGAGGTGACTCAGCACATGATCCTCCGGCTCAAGAAGTTGCGGATTCTAGATACGTAAGAGTACCGGCCTCCGCGTCCAATCGTGCGCGAATGCCGAGAGGAAGCGTTAGTGGGGCGCTCATGTGTCCGCAAGGGAAGCCGGTCACAGTGGGCACTCCTCGACTGCCCAGGTGATCCGTGACGATACTCTCGGCGGAACGCACTCCTATCCCAGGGTCTGGCTTCTCGTCGGTGCGCGTCATCTCTCCCACCACGAAGCCTTCGGCGGGGCCGAGGAGTCCACTTTGCTTCAGGTGCTGAAGCATGGCGTCCACCCGATGGGGCTGCTCGTCCACGTCCTCGAGCAGCAGGATGCTCTCGGCGGTATCAGGCTCGTACGGGGTTCCGATGCTGTCTGTCAGAAGGCATAGGCAACCACCGAGCACGATGCCCTCTGTCGTACCCGGCGTCAGGCAGGAAGCTACCCCTTCGACTGGAAGGGTAGGCAACGGCTCGGGCACTTCCATGGCACGGAACCACATCTCGGCTACCCATGCTGGTCGCTGAACGGAGAAGGTGATCAGCATGGGGGCGTAAAGGGTAACGAGGTCGGCTTCGGCTTGGCAGGCGAGGTGGAGCATCGTCACGTCGCTGAAGCCCACGAGCAGCTTCGGGTTCTCGGCGATGACAGATGTGTCGAGGTGGTCGAGCGCACGCGCCACTCCGTAACCACCTCGTGCACAGATGACGGCGCGGATGTTCTCGTCAGCGAACATCCGCTCGATGTCTGCAGCCCGGTGCTCGTCCGGCCCCGCCAAGTAGCCGTCGCGCTCCCATAGGTGCTCACCTAGCACTGGGACGTAGCCGCGGTCCTCGAGCAGCCGCAGTCCCGTCTCGACCTGCTCCCTATCGACGGGGCTCGCTGGTGCGATGATGCCCACTCGGTCACCCGGTTGGATGTGCCTAGGTTTGGTCAAAGCTAGCTGACACCTCCTCGTATTCTTCGATCACACGCAGTACCTGCTCGAGTGTCGGGATTCCCCCGCACGCGCCCAGTTCTGCGACGCTCAGCGAAGCCGCCGCTGAGGCGAAGCGAATGGCGGCTCCCAAGGACTGTCCCTGTTGTAACCCGTACAACAGGCCCGCGCGGAAGCAGTCGCCCGCACCCGTCGTATCAACCACGCGCCGCGCCGGATAAGCAGGGAAGACGCGACTTGCATCCGGAGTGTGCAACTCGCTACCTTCCATACCCTTCGTCAGCAGAACGGTTTGCTTGGTGCGTCGAGCCCAATCGGCCGGGTCCTCCTTCAGCCAATCGAGCGAAGTGAGGTGGATGTCGGCAAAGGGCGGATTATCCTTGTGGGCATAGTCCATCGCGACGGTGTAGAGTCCGGAGGACCGCGCGTGATCCAGGGCCTTGGCTCCCAGAGTTCCGAAGTTGGAGTCCGTCGTGAACCATCCGCAGTTGCTACAGTCGAAGGGCTGCAGTTCTCCTTCAGCCAACGCCGAGAACCCTTGCCCGAACATCGTGCGTTCGCCGTCGGGAGTTACGTAGATCTGGCACACAGGGACTGTGGCTCCGGGCTCGCGAATAGCGTGGTCGAGGGGAAGGCCGGCTTGCTCGGCCAGATGCAGGAGGCGGTCGCTCTCCGCGTCGGTCCCGACCGGGTTGGGTAGAAAGCGGACAGCAGCCCCCCATTTCACCAGGTTTGCGACCGTGTTGGCGGCTTCACCCCCAAGTCCCCACGTCTCCTCACTGATTTCGACATATCCGCCGACGGGCAACCGAGGTACGCGCAGCACGCGATCGAGGCAAAAAGTGCCGTGAACGAGGATTCGGGGAGGAGAGGGATCGGCCACGGGGCTCGATTCGTTCCAGCACGGTATCATTCCTGCGCGGCCCCAATGCCTATCGAGGTTGGCGCCGCAATCGGGATGCATCATGCGCATTATTACCGCCCTGATCCTGCTTGTCTGTACGCCTGCTCTCGCCCAACAGGGCGATGGCCTGGTTCCCATTCCTGAAGGGTTCAAGCGAGCGCGCGCCATTGTCGAGGTCAGGGAGCAGCAATCCGGCACCTCGGAACTGACCGTTTCGTTCGTGGAGCCGAACTATAGCCGCGCAGCGATTGACAGGCACGCAGAGGCCTGGCGGGCGCACTCGGGCCGTCCGCTCCTCTCCTCGACAGTTTCCGAGCGCAAAGTGCCCATGCCGGACGGCAAGACGATGGTCATTACACGCTGGGTCGTGACCACCCATGGAATCGTGGACCGCAAGACGGGCGCCTTGGATGTGCAGGCCGTTGCGCGAGCATTGTCCGAGATCCAGGACCTGGACGTGCTCTGGCTGGTGCCGTCGTTTCCGTACCGTGGGTTTGGGACGTTCAAGAGCGATGCGGCAACGATGAGCGCGGTGGCAGGGCCCGACAACGTGCACATGTTCGTTCACGTCTCGGCGACCGACCCCAAGGACGTCGTCATCCCGTCCATCTTCACTGCTCCGCCGCCGGAGCAGAAGCAGTCCGTTCGCAAGCCGTGGCCGCTAGGGATGTACATCCTCGTAGCGATTGGGGGCTCAGTACTCGTGGGCGTGTTGGTATACTACGTCCTACGGCTGTCTGCCGGCGGTGAGGGCAGGTAACGCTACTGAGGCCGGAGGTTTGGTGAGCATGTCCGTTGACGTCGCCCAAAAAGACATCACCCAAATGGAGATTCCCGACTTCATACGCGTCGGATTCGAAGCTCGTGCATCGGACGTCTTCATCAAAGCCGGCTCCCCTCCTTCGATGCGCGTGGCGGGCAAGATCAGGGCAATCGAGGGACTCCCGGCGCTGACTGCCGCCGACACGAAGCGCCTCTGCTACAACTGCTTGAGCCACGAGCAGATCAGCCGCTTCGAACACCATCCCGAGCTCGACCTGGCGTTCACGGTGGAGCCCGTCGCCCGCGTCCGCGCAAACATCTATATGGAGCGGCAGCAGGTGGCGGGAGTGTTCCGCATCATCCCGCTTCATATCTACACGTTAGAGCAGCTCGGCATGCCGCCGATCCTCGCCGAGATGTGCAAAAGCCGCCAAGGGCTCATTCTGATCACCGGGCCTACCGGCTGTGGTAAGTCCACCACGCTGGCCGCGATGATTGACATTATCAACCGTGTGCGTCGTTGCCACATCGTCACTATCGAGGACCCCATCGAGTTCGTGCACGCCGATCAGCAGGCCATCGTGAGCCAGCGCGAAGTAGGAATCGATACCGAGAACTTCCAGGTCGCTCTCCGAGCCGTGGTCCGCGAAAGCCCGGACGTCATCCTTATCGGCGAGATGCGCGACCCCGAAACGATGGTGGTGGCTATGCAGGCGTCAGAAACGGGCCACCTAGTTTTCTCGACTGTCCATACGCCGAGTGCGCAGGAGACCCTCGACCGCATCATCAACATGTTCCCACCTCACGAGAAGGCCTTCTTGA contains:
- the tsaE gene encoding tRNA (adenosine(37)-N6)-threonylcarbamoyltransferase complex ATPase subunit type 1 TsaE, which encodes MRELRVQTGSAEDTMRLGAALANCLEAGDVVLLEGPLGCGKTTFVRGLARALGVEGPIRSPSFNLVHEYRTLPPLAHADLYRLTNLEEVKSLGLDDLLVRHALVLEWPDRAPEAFPDDALWVRFSFVGEVERDIVLCARGPRSEELLLAVEELLASGRF
- the tsaB gene encoding tRNA (adenosine(37)-N6)-threonylcarbamoyltransferase complex dimerization subunit type 1 TsaB, producing the protein MRLVAFEANGPRCSVALADENGPFMDWSGELGNAVAGPMLTALQSLLGTCNWSLSSVDVFAACVGPGSFTGVKIAVTLAKTLAHSQGVPTVGVGSLDAMSADVRAADVLACLLPAKAGHLYLGMYRQGKREGDLRMLSYEEAVDALAEAAQNPPVFVASPTEWDHLPPGCEQVGFSYPSSVSVARVAVPRALRGEVILAQALVPDYVASYSITKPKKPFAGR
- the lexA gene encoding transcriptional repressor LexA, with protein sequence MTNHSTSVYTIETERGLHVTRGLTSKQESILQWLVDYQQKNGYPPSIREIGKASNIGSLRGVTVHLDALQRKGYIERGNTPRSIRIVHPEYQPEQQVVLLPLIGTIAAGSPIYASENVEDRIPVPSQMVRNVRDAFLLRVKGDSMTGAGILPRDLVVIKPQQSANNGDLVAVLLGDEATVKRLHFDRNSVWLEPANPAYERIPIQQEDARVIGKVIGLLRDYEGMAF
- a CDS encoding SurA N-terminal domain-containing protein; its protein translation is MISVTGLRNFLGKQMGWIMVGLSVVMLASMGLYFGRGGGFGGRPSEEYVFAVIEGRKVSGEEFSRRLKSALDQAQQQAGRLTPEAAFGAYRQVVSALVMENAMLADAGRQGIHVDEKSVYKLFEDNAKEQLVQMRKQFVEQKKLKEGASEKELLEVYRKESGRKWETVLKEERARIDELLRSEDGRQSLFASAAVQELQKRIMDSVKVDEATYKKGREQVGLRRILVKAVKNVDPKKRIEEAQAKLKAGADFDKLVEEYSDEEPTGLPGQQLKKGETAPLDRTTLARLPVLKSLADKDVGYVSSIIKLGEDYAIYKVTSVTPKLPDDFDKRKAFYLDQFREERRREKVQEWQRSIVLNAKVEFKEPTWQLLYRLVQYDWKASFAATPPSPKERNAQYIAFVDEATEMLKAKKGVPEPAMLMRMVLAQQLVASPDLTDLKEKERMQAVYREALTAALRQYEDANAREMLVQEYLKDKNYKAAVGQLMAMAKFAWNPNSPEDQQVHWRVQSHISTIKAAGYKSEELTKLEETTKKFAERAREARLRQMQREEEDRKRAEEQRKRAEERRTAEAAKKNEGDGSTGKKPGGTTPAPVKPEGR
- a CDS encoding phosphodiester glycosidase family protein; its protein translation is MLSHLVVPLSLLLAQSIAKTVAPGVVYTQEIRTSPPMVIHTVRAGIGKDGVSARVALAGEGITTGSVADGRETLSRISARYRAVAAVNGDYFPFTGDPLGLCILNGDLVSEAARNRGAIGWTRDGAWLVGNPTFGGEAVGPTGTKVTISGVNRDCGPGENVLWLPSGGDRAKCTRPGVAVIFRALSQPFDEATPSDAVYVEVKRNVTEATIPPDGAVLFVKDNRGETLLTDIASGGIWKFRIETVDGANWREAQFAIGGGPWLVRNGTKFVDWQAQGFASTHATARHPRTAIGHTAGGDLLLVVVEGRSATNSGMTLDELADLMLSLGAHNALNLDGGGSTQMMVRGLTVSAPSDGAERPTANAIVVLAPEPTASPLALSMEPKVAKAVVGQTLSWQVKNQATGEAVPHSEVVWGCTPGAGWIDQFGTFRANKAGMAIVSAFARGKTLRSVVLIAPKAATSGNSEEGLLVSIGALP
- a CDS encoding LD-carboxypeptidase; translated protein: MTKPRHIQPGDRVGIIAPASPVDREQVETGLRLLEDRGYVPVLGEHLWERDGYLAGPDEHRAADIERMFADENIRAVICARGGYGVARALDHLDTSVIAENPKLLVGFSDVTMLHLACQAEADLVTLYAPMLITFSVQRPAWVAEMWFRAMEVPEPLPTLPVEGVASCLTPGTTEGIVLGGCLCLLTDSIGTPYEPDTAESILLLEDVDEQPHRVDAMLQHLKQSGLLGPAEGFVVGEMTRTDEKPDPGIGVRSAESIVTDHLGSRGVPTVTGFPCGHMSAPLTLPLGIRARLDAEAGTLTYLESATS
- a CDS encoding carbohydrate kinase family protein — encoded protein: MIPCWNESSPVADPSPPRILVHGTFCLDRVLRVPRLPVGGYVEISEETWGLGGEAANTVANLVKWGAAVRFLPNPVGTDAESDRLLHLAEQAGLPLDHAIREPGATVPVCQIYVTPDGERTMFGQGFSALAEGELQPFDCSNCGWFTTDSNFGTLGAKALDHARSSGLYTVAMDYAHKDNPPFADIHLTSLDWLKEDPADWARRTKQTVLLTKGMEGSELHTPDASRVFPAYPARRVVDTTGAGDCFRAGLLYGLQQGQSLGAAIRFASAAASLSVAELGACGGIPTLEQVLRVIEEYEEVSASFDQT
- a CDS encoding type IV pilus twitching motility protein PilT — its product is MEIPDFIRVGFEARASDVFIKAGSPPSMRVAGKIRAIEGLPALTAADTKRLCYNCLSHEQISRFEHHPELDLAFTVEPVARVRANIYMERQQVAGVFRIIPLHIYTLEQLGMPPILAEMCKSRQGLILITGPTGCGKSTTLAAMIDIINRVRRCHIVTIEDPIEFVHADQQAIVSQREVGIDTENFQVALRAVVRESPDVILIGEMRDPETMVVAMQASETGHLVFSTVHTPSAQETLDRIINMFPPHEKAFLSQRLANSLRAIVAQKLVPTVDGNNRVAAVEIMVCTPTIAKLIEDGHFGEIYHAIAEGGFWGMQTMNQCLLKYVKEGVITEEVALDYAGIATELRQMLRRA